Proteins found in one Mytilus edulis chromosome 2, xbMytEdul2.2, whole genome shotgun sequence genomic segment:
- the LOC139510967 gene encoding failed axon connections homolog, with product MREGDSMCDRRERKRMCGNVCVRGGERGDREEYPKDVVILHQYGRAPYAPSMSPFAIKLETYLRMAKIPYVNVHSRVGSKKGKFPWIEYNNENIADTQFCIEYLNKTLAIDLNKNFSKTERGIARSFLKMLEENTYWALLIERWILDPELAICKIIKLPYRVAWFIHRRLKRDAYGHGIGRHSQDEIYHIMHLDLMALSEFLGDKKFLLGDNPCEEDCAIFGQLAEWYWQSFGHRSGPLIKNYKNLCDYCERMKETFWPDWDECNTNGGKKEATK from the exons ATGAGAGAGGGAGACAGTATGTGCGATAGGAGAGAGAGGAAACGTATGTGTGGAAACGTATGTGTGAGAGGAGGAGAGCGAGGAGA TAGAGAAGAATATCCTAAAGATGTAGTCATTCTCCATCAGTATGGAAGAGCTCCATATGCACCAAGTATGTCACCATTTGCGATTAAACTAGAAACATATCTACGAATGGCAAAAATTCCTTATGTG aaTGTTCACAGTCGAGTTGGAAGTAAGAAAGGCAAGTTTCCATGGATAGAATACAACAATGAGAATATAGCCGACACTCAGTTTTGTATTGAATATCTCAACAAAACATTGGCAATAGATTTGAACAAAAACTTTTCCAAAACAGAAAGAGGCATAGCTAGATCTTTCCTGAAAATGCTAGAAGAAAATACATACTG GGCTCTGTTGATAGAAAGATGGATATTGGATCCAGAATTGGCAATCTGCAAGATAATAAAATTGCCATATAGAGTTGCATGGTTTATTCACCGAAGACTAAAGAGAGATGCGTATGGTCATGGTATTGGAAGACATAGTCAAGATGAAATTTACCATATCATGCACCTTGATCTAATGGCTTTGTCTGAATTCTTGG GTGACAAGAAATTTCTGCTTGGAGATAACCCGTGCGAGGAAGATTGTGCTATATTTGGACAGCTTGCAGAATGGTACTGGCAATCCTTTGGACACAGAAGTGGACCacttattaaaa aTTATAAAAACCTATGTGATTATTGTGAAAGAATGAAAGAGACATTTTGGCCGGACTGGGATGAATGCAATACAAATGGCGGAAAGAAAGAGGCTACAAAGTAG